A stretch of DNA from Spirosoma endbachense:
AGTATGAATACGACGATCAGAATCGGCTGGGACAAGTCTTAATTTATGAGCATGTAGGGGACCGCTTTAAGCTGAATCATATCATTCAATATGAATATACCGCAGCTGGCCACTTACAGCTCACCCGTGATGCGACGGGTCTGGCCTTCAAATCCATTGGCCTTTTCCCCGTAGTGGTCAGCTACTGGCAAGATGGCGATATTATCCAGACAGAGCAGTATCTGCCCAATCAAACGCCCGTCAAGTCTACCCAGCAGACGTTTTATAATCAGGTGAGTAATCCGCGGGCTCGCTTGCAGTTATGGCCTCAACCTATTCTCACTGCCCATTATCCCATCGGTTGGGGGGTTAGCAGCCCAGACTACGAAAGCTTCCAATACCGCTATGGCTACGATGCTCAAGGGCGCTTATCGAGTGTGCAACAACGCAGTCTGAATGGTTACGCTGGTGATACTACGCGCTGGACCGAGTGGACCTATCAGGAGGAGTTTACTTATGCTCCCTAGGCCATGCTTTGGGGGACGGATGGACTAGTTTGCTTTATTTCCCCTGGGTTGCAACGAAGAAGATAGATAGTACTTTCCAAAGCACGGTCAAAGAACGCTAGCTGAAAGGCTTCTTACTTTATTCCATTAACAGAACGAGAGCGGCTGATGAAAAATGCAATCCCAATCTTTAGGATTACCATTCAGCAGCTACAGTGATTATACAACAGGACATACGCTAGAAATAGCTCTAAGAAGATCATATGACGAGAAGGTACTCTAGGCATCTCGCATTGCACCTGCTCATGGGGTTAAGTATAGTCGGCGGTTGTACCCCTCCCTATAAACCCGATTATGATTCGGGCTTTGGCCAATTAATCTATGTCAATAAGTGCAATCAGCAACTCGTATATTTGGTGGATCTAGCTGGATTCCACACCTATCAAAGTGGGCTAACCTATAGCGATACATTAACCCTCCATGGCACCAAGTACACGCATGTTATCCGACTGGATAGCAGTCAGGCCACATTCTTGTCCAAGCGAAGCGCATTGGACAAAGTAAGTATTGATTTTCGACCCTTGGCTCGTCAAGCGCTTCCTAGCTGTGCCGTTGTTCCAAGGGCGAGTATTCAAACCGTACAGGTGCTTTCGATTGGAAATACGGATTACCAATGAGCTACTTTATACTTTACCTATTGGCAGCCGACTTTTGCAACACCCACGTGAGTTATAAAACTACCCTACAGAAAGTTCAATATTTGGCCCTTAGACAATCGGAATAGTCAGTATATTTTAGTTCGATCTAGTCAGGCAAGCGAGCATAGTGATAAAAGTTGGGCCCTATCACTTCAAATAGTTTATACTGTGAGCGATTTACCATATCATCTTCCACATACAGTATGCCTTCTTCGCTGTACCGCCAGGAGGTTGGCTTCCAACGGTAGGCTATTACTTTATACGTAATTTCTATGGACTCTATGTTAGTTGTCTTCATCGCCCCTGTGATTTGATAGACCGTTGTACTATCCAGGTGCTGAGGGGCCAACAACGAGTCCAGGGATGAAAACTTATGTATACTTGCTAGCTCATACAATTGGTCGATACCTTGTACTCGTACTTGGCCCCTACCGAACGTTCGCTTAGCCAAGTTAATGGCTAGCTTATCAATGACGATATACTCGTTGCGGGGTAGAACCACAATATCCCTCGTATTATCGAGCTGATGGACGAGCTGGTGGAGATGTTGGAACGGTTGGCTATTAACGAGCTCTCGGCTATCAATCTCTGGTCCGTCGGTTGATTGAAGGAAGAAGAAAAAGAGAAAGGGTATACTAATCAAGCAGAGCAGAGCAATGCCCACTGCTTTTAGAGCGACAACTACTGTTTTCAAAAGGGTATGGTTAAGATAAAGTGCAAAATGACGATAACCTTTGCATTCATCGCATTTTGTACTTATTGAAGGGCAGTTTTATAACTCCGATTATGTAATGAGATTATACTCAGATCGAGTCGTTTGGTCTACGACAAGGTACATTAACTAAATCCTACTTCACTGGCTGGTGTTCATTGGAATGTCTTTGGGATTTAGATAAGGGAGTCGATATTTGGGCTTAGTAACCATATCACCCCATTCCCAAAACATAATCGGGTTGATCCGATATAATCGGTATAATACCGTGTCATTAGGATGCTCTTGTTTATAGGACATAAATCTTCGTTCGATTCCATCATAATTGCGAGCCATTAATGGAATTTCATCATCCCTAAATCCTCCTGAGGCCGTCGCGTAGTCCAGTGTAGTACAGAAAGGCTCAATGAAGGTTTGAAAGAGAAATTTGAGGGGCTGCATATTAGATAAAACGATGAAGACAAGTACTATCAACTGAGGGAGTGCTCGCTGAACTGTGTCAGCAGGGTTTATTCGAAGCGATGTGATTTAATCCGCTCCTCAAAGATAATGCTGAACTGATTAATGATCTCTTTCCAGTTGTAAGTCGTCGTTTCCCACTTGATCTGCAAATTCTGGATAACCAGATAAACCAACTTTTGTAAAGCGACATCCGACGAAAAAGCCCCTTTCGTTTTGGTCACTTTGCGCAGCTGCCGATGATAGCCTTCGACTGTATTGGTCGTATACATTGCCTTGCGAATCGCAGGTGGATAGTCGAAAAAAGGAGACAGTAGTTCCCATTTCTCTAACCACGGCTGGACCGCTTTAGGATAGGCTGAGCCCCATTTTTCTTGCACTACTAACAAATTTTCTAAGCCTTGCTCGCGGTTAGAAGCCTGATAAACCGTCTTTAGATCGTTAGCCAAGTCTTTTAGGTACTTGTCGGGCACGAACCGGAAACTGTTACGGAGTTGGTGCACAATACAAAGCTGCACGGTAGTGGTGGGGAAAACACTGGCAATGGCTGTATCAAAACCTTTCAAGCCATCCACACAGCTAATCAGCAAGTCTTCTACTCCCCGTTGTTTCAGATCGGTGAGTACGGTCAACCAGAATTTAGCCGATTCACTCTCAGCCGTGTAAATGCCGAGTACTTGCTTTTTGCCTGCCAAACTCAGCCCGATCACGCTATAAAGCACACGCGTGACCACTTTGCCATCATGGCGCACTTTGTAATAGATGCCGTCGAGCCACACCAAGGTGTATAGGCTTTCCAATGGTCGATTTTGCCATTCCCGCATAGCCGGAATGACTTTGTCCGTAATGGCTGTTAATTCGCTGTCAGACAGTGAATAGCCGTACATCTCCAACAGGTGTTTGCTGATGTCAGCGTAGCTGTTTCCTACACCGTAGAGCGATAAAACCTTCTGTTCGAGTTGGGGCGTGAGGATGACCTGTCGTTTGGGTACGATCTGGGGTTGGTAGCTACCGGTGCGATCCCGCGGAGTCTGTAACTCTAAAGGACCAGCGCTACTTTTAACCTGCTTGGTAGTTTTGCCGTTTCGGCGGTTCTGCTCAGGAAGTCGGGTTTGCGCCAAATGGCCATCCATTTCTCCTTCCAAAGCGGACTCTAAAAAGTGTTTAAGCAAAGGAGCGAATAAGCCGTTTTCGCCCGTCAGGGGTTTGCCTTCGTAAAGGCCTTTGATAGCCGCTTGTTTGAAGGCTTCAAAGTCGAACTCGTTCTCGTTAGTCATGATGGTGAAAGTTAGAGGTTTTAACCCTTTATTCACCTGTGACACAGTTTAGCGAGCAGTCTCTCAACCAACGCTTCACGTTCTTCCTTTCCCAACTAATACTGCACATATAGAGTATCACTTTAGTGTTGTATAAGTGGCATTATAAGCATAAGTAGATGGTGCTCCCCAACTGTTGGACAGTTAGTGGGTCAATTTAAGATGGTACCAGCTGACTGCGAAATTGTATTTTTCTTCCCCTTTGTACCCTCAATATACCATTGGGCTGGCGTATGGTAATCCAGCGACTGGTGTTTGCGGCCATAGTTATAAAAATGAAAGTACTTGGCTAAACCGCGCTCTAAAGCTAAACCATCTGGGTAAGCCTGCAAATAGATATGCTCGTATTTCACTGTTCGCCATAGTCGCTCAATAAAAATATTGTCTATGGCCCGGCCTTTTCCATCCATACTGATTTGGATTTCAGCCGCTTTTAGGGGCCCTAAAAAACGAGGACTGGTGAACTGGCCCCCTTGGTCGGTATTGAAAATCCGAGGCTTACCCCATTGCTTAAGTGCATCCTGTAAAGCATCAATGCAAAAATCAACTAGCAAGGTGTTCGATAAGCGCCAACTTAGCACAAAACGGGTATACCAGTCGATGACCGCACACAGATAAAGAAATCCGTTGGCCATCGGAATGTACGTTATATCCGTTGACCAAACATGGTTAGGCTCTTCAATGGTTACACCGCCTAACAGATAGGGGTAAATTTGATGTCCCTCAGCAGGTTTTGACAAATTCGGTTTGCAATAGATCGCTTCCAGGCTCATCAACCGCATTAGCCGCCGTACACGTTTGAGATTTACAGGGGTTTGTGTTGTGGTTAGCTCTTGCTGCATTCGGCGCACACCCAACTCAGGTCGTTCGGTAAAGAGTTTGTCGATCTGTGCCATTAATGCCAGGTTTGCTGCTGATTCACCCACTGGCTGATAGTAATAGCTGGCGCGGGTAATGCCCAGTAGCTCACACTGTTGATTAATACTTAACTGATTATGAGCAGGCTCAATCAGGCAACGCCGGTCGCTGACTAGATCGTCCGTAATTTTTTTTTGAGGTAGTCGTTTTCCACCTTGAGTTGGCCAATTTGTTGAAACAAGGGGGCTTCGATCTGCTCCCGTTCGTAGTCTGCCATAGGCGAACTGACTAGCCCATTGAACAGCGTGGGTAAACCCTCTAAGGCTTGTTGCTTCCACTGAGTAATTTGAGTAGCATGAATACCGAATTCGCTGCTGAGTTGAGCCAGAGTTTTGTGCCCCTTTAATGTTTCCAGGACCACTTTGGTCTTGAAGTTTGCGTCGTGAACACGCCGAGTTGATTTGGCCATGATTGGACATTTTGTAGGTCTAAGTTATTGGTTTTACACTTATCACTACTGTCCAACTTTAGGGGAGCACTATAGTAAGCCTCAATTTAGTACTCAATTATATGAAACCTATCCTTGTCGATTTCGATTCTGCTGACGTACCAGACTTGTTCAGTTATCAACCCGAAGATCCCGAGGTTTTTGGCTTCTCGCTTAACCTGGCTGTCGGAATTGAAGGACAAAAAGGAGCTGATAACTTTCAACTTATGGTTGCCACACCTAAGTACATTCAAAAAATGTATCCTAACCAAACATCTATCCTACTTCGACACTATCTCCTCGTATTTCGCTATGACTTCAATGAGATTCTGGATGTGATCAATGGATATATCCGCTCTATTAACGAGGATATATGGGAAAAGGTGGGCGAAAAGGTAGGAAGGATAGCTCAATGGGAGTTTGAAGACTATAAACCCTATCAAAAATAGCAGTTGTATAATTGGCTATATGTAAAAGGACATCACTGCGCCTTAAGAGCTCTTAAAAAATCTACAAAATTGCCACCCATTTCCCTAGAATAGCTATCGTCAATCATATCCAGTTCGTAGAATACCCGATCACGGACTCCATAGTGGAAATAGCCAGTCGAACCAATAATGACAAACTGCTTGTAAGGGTCATCATTAATTTGGTGCAATTCCGTCACTTCAAGTACATCAGCGATAGGCCATATTGATAGATAGTTGTCCCCAACAAGCCCATTTGCCCCATTATGTAATCTAATAAACGCCAAGTAGTCAGACGAAAGAACAGTGCTATATCGATCAGCCAGTCTGGAAAATGCCCCATTATCCGGCTTGTCATTCAGCGTAAGATTACTAATCAAGTCTTCGTACATACTGATCTTGAAGGGGTGGATTTGCTGTTGTATAAGTGCCTTTACGTTAGTGAAATAAATCTAGAATCGGCAAGTGCACTCTCCTCTCAGTCAGGCTGACTTGAAAAAGTGCAAAATACTATTTCGGATTGTGAAAGTATTCCCAAGCGTAACTCTCTATTTCCCCACTATTAGTAAGTTCGTTACCTGCCTCATTAAAGAGTTTATACATCTGCTGATTGTTGTCACCGATTGAAGCTTCGCCATCCAAACCTAACAAAACAGTATATAAAGCGTCTGTCAAGGCACCGTCGAGAATTTTATATAAGGTACTCGTTTCACTACTATCTACATCTAATGACTCAATCATTTTGGCTATAGGAGAGCCAAAATATTCATCTTGAGAGGGACTAAAGTACCTTTTAAGGAGGTCGGTTTTTAGTTCATAAAAACCTTTCACAAAGTCTTCTTCTGGCATTGTTAATGGTGTATACGTGCAATTATGATAACTCAGTTTTGAGTATTTTCAATGCTTTATATCGTACTAATTACTAGACACGGCGTTATTTAAATCGTTTGGCTTGAATAAACGCTTTTCTTTTTTTGCTTTTATCAAGCAATGTAACCGAATTACAATCTCGTCTAGAGATGGATTTTTCATCTCTATCCATTCTTCTGCCTCCTTAAACTCTACTTCTGAGATTGATACATTGCTTAATTGGTATCCTTGAAACGTTAAAGTCGTCGCACTAATCCCACTTTTACCGTAAACAGGTAACCACCGTTGACTCGTGGCAAATACCCCCGCAAACAACAGTTTAGCTTTAACTTCTGGTAAGCCTGCTGTTAGGCAGGCTTCATAGAACATTCGATGCACCAAAAACCAGGGCTCTTTTTTGTAGTTACAGTAATAATTATGAAGGACCACTGCCTCCCGATAAGGTCCTGTTAGGGGCGAACCTACTTGCACCCACAGAGCCTTGGGGATAGACGAGTCGTCGATCAAAACACCCTTGGGTACTTGCCAAGTCTTTCCCTTAAAGTCAGTAAAGCCAAAGTCATTGAGGAGCCTCATTTTATGGTGATCACCTTCAGCGTCTATCCATTGAGCCACAACACTACCTAAAAACTGTCCCTCACTTGGCGTCCAGCCAGACGCGCCTATTAACATAGGCACACAGCAAAAAAGTAGCCACTTCCGCAGCGTGTAATGTATGGTTAGTTCAGAGTGAGACACGTATGCTACTAGAATAGGTTTACAAAGGAGAACAGTACTGATTATCAGCCTGATATTGCACATTTCCGAACCGTACTTTTTTGTATGGGTACCATTTTAGTGGTGGATAGCCTTGACCTTGGTGAGNNNNNNNNNNCTAGCTAGCTAGCNNNNNNNNNNACAGGGTTAGACTGGCGGGTGTCTCGGTATCGGTAAAGGTGTTGGCTGGGATGAGATAGCTAAACCCACTGCCCACCGTGGCCGACTGGGGCGGGATAGCATTAGCCACACTGGGCGCGGTGTTCACGATAGGAGCAGGGCTGACGGTGAGCACCAGGGTTGTGCTGGTGGTCAGCGAACCCGGATCAGNNNNNNNNNNCTAGCTAGCTAGCNNNNNNNNNNGGTTATCAACTTGTTAGGGCGAAAAAAGCCCAAAAATATGGTTGCTCAACTAGAAGACTTTGCCGACAAATTCCTAACATTGATTCAGTTCATGAATCAAGAACTGGTTTTATAAGAAAGCCCTGATGAACTATGTAAGTGCTCGAAATTCAAATTTTTGCCATCATTTTGGAAACTTACAAAAAACGTTCAGGAAAACGCTTCGATAAGTGAACGACTATTCCAACTACTGATTAGCCAAGCCTATTAACAGCTATGCCTAAAATTGAATTAGGTAGTTTTATATAACATTAGTAGGCTTGCAACTTAGTTATTAGTTGCAAGCCTACTACTTCTTCCATTCATTAAGGGTATTTTGGCCTATTTACTCTGCCACTACTTTTACCTTGGGTTTGCGACCTCGTGGCTTGCCCGTATAAGCAGCTTTTGGACTCCCTTTATCCTGGCTTAACTGAAGTACGAAGGCGGGACTCCCTTCATAATCAAATAAATCAATAACGAATGTGTATTTGTTGGTCGAAAAATCGACCCCGCTTTTCGTTAGAATAAACGACAAGGATAACGTATAGCTTTTGGCCGCTTTTTCGAATTGAAACGTGTCTTGCTGGCTATCAGCGCCTGGAACCAAATAAAGCGATTTAGCTTTGCGTTTCCCGTCCGGCATACCGACTTTGAACTGAGTATTGTCAAAATCAATCCCTAAATCAGCAACCGTTTTAGCCGGAAACACCAATTTGCCAATAGGCGAAATATAGCCCGTTAGGGTTCGATTCTTGGTTTTAGTTGCTTTTTCTGTCTTCGGGCTGGACACTATATTGTCTTGAGGGGAGAAAAAACGAATAGCAATTGATTTCATCATCATGGGGTTAATATATAAAACTGACGACAAAGTTACTGATTAAGAAAGTTCTATCAGCGTTACCTAGTAATGTTGTATAGCTTTCGTTACCTCAATAAGCTTTGTGATGGGGCTGTGACTTCATTACGGACAAGTTATCCTTTGCAAGGCTTGCGTATCACTAGTCCATTTAAAGCACAGTTATGCACTTTTACCTGGCCTGCTTTTCTGCCAATTCTTTATACGGAACATAAAGAGTTGGCAAGCTTTATAGAGCTATTCTTAAACAATGTTGATTCTAATGCTTATAGCTTAAAAGTCATTTTACGTGGCTATGGCGTTTTAAGAACGGTCGTTTGTAAAATGCCATAAATACTATATTTGATGAATCAGACCGTGGAACGTCTACTTTCCAGGTGATAAGAGGGCTTTATGAATTACATCTGTTACTATCGAGTATCGACTAAAGCACAAGGGCGATCAGGGCTTGGACTGAGTGATCAGCAATCCATTGTGAACCGTTACTTACGGAAAGAAGATCAGATTGTAGCGGAGTTTACCGAAATTGAATCCGGTCGAAAGAGCGAACGGCCAAATCTCCAAGAAGCTATCAGGGCTTGTCATCAGTATAAGGCAAAACTCCTTATTGCAAAGCTCGACCGGCTAAGCCGCAATGTCGCTTTTGTAATGACATTGAGGGATTCGGGCGTTGATTTCGTGGCTTGTGATCTGCCGGATGCCAATACATTGACTGTTGGTATGATGGTTACGTTTGCTCAATACGAAGCGGAACGAACTTCTGAGCGTACGCGTGCAGCCTTGGCACAAAAAAAAACCCAAGGTTTTAAGTTGGGTAAGCCGAAAAATCTGACTTTACAGGCCATTCAGAAAGGTAAAGCAATTAGGGTAGCTAATGCGTTAACTCACAAAGCGAATGTACAAGCTACTGAAGTGGCCATATTATACCGGAATAAAGGTATGACCTATGCTGAAATAGCTGACAAGCTGAACCAGACACATTATCAGACCAGGCGGAATAAGCAATTTGACGGGAAAGCCGTTTATCGTCTGCTGAATAAAATATTTTGAAAAATATTTTATTCTCGATACAAGTAACGCCGGAAACGAAGCGGGTGATTGCCGTCCTAATGAACCGTCTCGCATAAAGAAATTTTTCAAGAAGACTTTAAACATGGCTTTCTTTTATACTTTGGTCTAGGCATGCGTATTGAATCTATAAAACCTAGATTAGCGAAAGAGGAGTTAAGTGATAAATACTTATTTTAGTATGCCTCTTCTTACTTATGAATACCTCACAAGTCAATTTTACTAAAGCCCTAGTTTCAGGTGTTGGTTATTGCCTCACTCATGAAGAAACAATTAAAAGATTAATTCCTGGTGCTTCGCTGGCTACAACACTCGGCATGGGATTAATTAATAATCTGGCCCCTGGATGGATGCAGCAGTTTGCGGGGGAACTCGATTATCAGAAGCTACGGGATCAATTCGCTGACCCATTAAAGCTAAATCATGATTTAGAAAACCTACTGCGGGATGCCGCTGTGCGATCCATCCGTTTCATTCGCAACCTTTATCTTGAGCACTTGGGGGATATTCATGATCTTTCGTTTACGGAGACTTATTTCCGTCAAAATCCCTTGAAACGAGCAAAAGAGGTTTTGGATACAATGGAAGGAGATTTAGCGCACTGGATCAAAGAGGAACCTATTCAACAAAATCTTTTGGAAGATCCAGCTCCTTGCCTGGCTAACATCACCAATTACTTGTTCTTGGTTTCAGGTATTGATGAGATGGAAGCTGAATGGCAAGAATTACGCACATTTTTCACCGAAAAACTTCCCATCTGCTTTGAATTAGCTTTTAAGGAAGCTCTTAAAAATGATAAAAATCAGAAAGGATTTAAAGCGTTCCAGATCTGGATACTGACAGATATGCGCCAGTTATTGATTAAAAATGGAGAAGTTCAGGCGAAAATTCTAGCTGAAATCAAAATTCTCAAAACTGGACAGGATGGAAGGTCAACACCAACCCTCAAGACTTATTCAGAAGAAACCGCCGAACTCAAGCAACTTCTGGAACAGAACCATAAGGAAGTGATTCATTTACTCAAAAAAATTATTAGTGTACTTATCCGACGTTCGCACTCACCCGCCATTCCCCATTTCCTTAATAACCTTCCTCCTTTGGGAGTAGATTGTATTGGCCGCGAAACAGAATTAGTGGACTTAAAGGAAAAACTGGTTACTGCCCAAAGGGTTGTTTTACTGAGTGGTTTAGGAGGCTTAGGCAAAACGACTGTAGCAAAACGATATGTGCACCTGCATCAGCACGAATATCGTCATTTAGTCTGGGTCGAATTAAAAGGGTTTGATAGTCCAGATCCTACTCGATTGCCTTTACGTGATGCTTTTGTATTCGATCCAATATTAGCCAAAAATTTGAAGGTTGAGCGGGTAACCGATTTGGAAGAATTCTTCATGATGCTAATGAATGCCTTACGTAATCTGCCTGGCACGAATCTGTTGGTGATTGATAATGCGGGTTTGGATCTTAAAC
This window harbors:
- a CDS encoding IS256 family transposase, yielding MTNENEFDFEAFKQAAIKGLYEGKPLTGENGLFAPLLKHFLESALEGEMDGHLAQTRLPEQNRRNGKTTKQVKSSAGPLELQTPRDRTGSYQPQIVPKRQVILTPQLEQKVLSLYGVGNSYADISKHLLEMYGYSLSDSELTAITDKVIPAMREWQNRPLESLYTLVWLDGIYYKVRHDGKVVTRVLYSVIGLSLAGKKQVLGIYTAESESAKFWLTVLTDLKQRGVEDLLISCVDGLKGFDTAIASVFPTTTVQLCIVHQLRNSFRFVPDKYLKDLANDLKTVYQASNREQGLENLLVVQEKWGSAYPKAVQPWLEKWELLSPFFDYPPAIRKAMYTTNTVEGYHRQLRKVTKTKGAFSSDVALQKLVYLVIQNLQIKWETTTYNWKEIINQFSIIFEERIKSHRFE
- a CDS encoding IS3 family transposase (programmed frameshift); the protein is MAKSTRRVHDANFKTKVVLETLKGHKTLAQLSSEFGIHATQITQWKQQALEGLPTLFNGLVSSPMADYEREQIEAPLFQQIGQLKVENDYLKKKLRTNLVSDRRCLIEPAHNQLSINQQCELLGITRASYYYQPVGESAANLALMAQIDKLFTERPELGVRRMQQELTTTQTPVNLKRVRRLMRLMSLEAIYCKPNLSKPAEGHQIYPYLLGGVTIEEPNHVWSTDITYIPMANGFLYLCAVIDWYTRFVLSWRLSNTLLVDFCIDALQDALKQWGKPRIFNTDQGGQFTSPRFLGPLKAAEIQISMDGKGRAIDNIFIERLWRTVKYEHIYLQAYPDGLALERGLAKYFHFYNYGRKHQSLDYHTPAQWYIEGTKGKKNTISQSAGTILN
- a CDS encoding immunity 8 family protein; its protein translation is MKPILVDFDSADVPDLFSYQPEDPEVFGFSLNLAVGIEGQKGADNFQLMVATPKYIQKMYPNQTSILLRHYLLVFRYDFNEILDVINGYIRSINEDIWEKVGEKVGRIAQWEFEDYKPYQK
- a CDS encoding SMI1/KNR4 family protein, producing MYEDLISNLTLNDKPDNGAFSRLADRYSTVLSSDYLAFIRLHNGANGLVGDNYLSIWPIADVLEVTELHQINDDPYKQFVIIGSTGYFHYGVRDRVFYELDMIDDSYSREMGGNFVDFLRALKAQ
- a CDS encoding DUF1353 domain-containing protein — protein: MLIGASGWTPSEGQFLGSVVAQWIDAEGDHHKMRLLNDFGFTDFKGKTWQVPKGVLIDDSSIPKALWVQVGSPLTGPYREAVVLHNYYCNYKKEPWFLVHRMFYEACLTAGLPEVKAKLLFAGVFATSQRWLPVYGKSGISATTLTFQGYQLSNVSISEVEFKEAEEWIEMKNPSLDEIVIRLHCLIKAKKEKRLFKPNDLNNAVSSN
- a CDS encoding cadherin repeat domain-containing protein, giving the protein DPGSLTTSTTLVLTVSPAPIVNTAPSVANAIPPQSATVGSGFSYLIPANTFTDTETPASLTL
- a CDS encoding recombinase family protein, with amino-acid sequence MNYICYYRVSTKAQGRSGLGLSDQQSIVNRYLRKEDQIVAEFTEIESGRKSERPNLQEAIRACHQYKAKLLIAKLDRLSRNVAFVMTLRDSGVDFVACDLPDANTLTVGMMVTFAQYEAERTSERTRAALAQKKTQGFKLGKPKNLTLQAIQKGKAIRVANALTHKANVQATEVAILYRNKGMTYAEIADKLNQTHYQTRRNKQFDGKAVYRLLNKIF
- a CDS encoding AAA family ATPase, with protein sequence MNTSQVNFTKALVSGVGYCLTHEETIKRLIPGASLATTLGMGLINNLAPGWMQQFAGELDYQKLRDQFADPLKLNHDLENLLRDAAVRSIRFIRNLYLEHLGDIHDLSFTETYFRQNPLKRAKEVLDTMEGDLAHWIKEEPIQQNLLEDPAPCLANITNYLFLVSGIDEMEAEWQELRTFFTEKLPICFELAFKEALKNDKNQKGFKAFQIWILTDMRQLLIKNGEVQAKILAEIKILKTGQDGRSTPTLKTYSEETAELKQLLEQNHKEVIHLLKKIISVLIRRSHSPAIPHFLNNLPPLGVDCIGRETELVDLKEKLVTAQRVVLLSGLGGLGKTTVAKRYVHLHQHEYRHLVWVELKGFDSPDPTRLPLRDAFVFDPILAKNLKVERVTDLEEFFMMLMNALRNLPGTNLLVIDNAGLDLKQRTLRDQLPNPPNWHVLITSRQNLPGFDMVSLDKLGPKAARELFNKYYSHG